A genomic stretch from Candidatus Vicinibacter proximus includes:
- the nuoI gene encoding NADH-quinone oxidoreductase subunit NuoI: protein MTFMEKIYLPAILKGMSITISHLFKRKATIQYPEQKRPMSEVFRGLHILKRDEKGAERCTACGLCALACPAEAITMTAAERKPEEKNLYREEKYASVYEINMLRCIFCGLCEEACPKAAIFLQNDKTAPASYEREDFIFGKDRLVEPFLQSKS from the coding sequence ATGACTTTTATGGAAAAAATATATCTCCCTGCGATTCTTAAGGGAATGTCCATTACCATCAGCCATCTGTTTAAGCGTAAGGCCACCATTCAATATCCGGAACAAAAAAGACCGATGAGTGAGGTTTTCAGAGGTCTTCATATTCTGAAAAGAGATGAAAAAGGGGCCGAGCGGTGTACTGCATGTGGATTGTGTGCATTAGCCTGTCCTGCGGAAGCGATTACCATGACCGCAGCAGAAAGAAAGCCAGAGGAAAAGAATTTGTATCGCGAGGAAAAGTATGCTTCTGTTTATGAAATAAATATGCTCAGGTGTATTTTTTGCGGATTGTGTGAAGAGGCATGTCCCAAAGCTGCAATCTTTCTTCAGAATGATAAAACTGCACCGGCAAGTTATGAAAGAGAAGATTTTATTTTTGGAAAAGATCGATTAGTTGAACCCTTTCTTCAAAGCAAATCATGA